Proteins co-encoded in one Scomber scombrus chromosome 14, fScoSco1.1, whole genome shotgun sequence genomic window:
- the LOC133993873 gene encoding histone H2AX produces MSGRGKTGAKARAKAKTRSSRAGLQFPVGRVHRLLRKGNYAERVGAGAPVYLAAVLEYLTAEILELAGNAARDNKKTRIIPRHLQLAVRNDEELNKLLGGVTIAQGGVLPNIQAVLLPKKTGQSAPSSGKAGKKASSQSQEY; encoded by the coding sequence ATGTCTGGAAGAGGCAAAACCGGAGCTAAGGCCCGTGCCAAGGCAAAGACCCGCAGCTCCCGGGCCGGCCTGCAGTTCCCTGTCGGTCGTGTGCACCGTCTCCTCCGCAAAGGAAACTACGCTGAGCGAGTTGGTGCCGGTGCACCTGTGTACCTGGCCGCCGTGCTGGAGTACCTCACCGCTGAGATCCTGGAGCTGGCTGGTAACGCCGCCAGGGACAACAAGAAGACCCGTATCATCCCTCGTCACCTCCAGCTGGCTGTGCGCAACGACGAGGAGCTGAACAAACTGCTCGGCGGTGTGACCATCGCCCAGGGCGGCGTCCTGCCCAACATCCAGGCCGTGCTCCTGCCCAAGAAGACCGGTCAGTCCGCACCGAGCTCCGGCAAGGCGGGAAAGAAGGCCTCCTCTCAGTCTCAAGAGTACTAG
- the c2cd2l gene encoding phospholipid transfer protein C2CD2L isoform X1, with the protein MELQELGWLCLVGLFLASLLIVLAWLLQYSLTVLRLWRAKRTAKLGRGGAARLQLTPSQLHQSQAAGVWGFLLKICSGRGGGPASEAGVKGLLTSLFSFKSFREHWQRTWVNALNEQACRHGSSIQITFDSSLQFTAASAIDSVTCTDQSSHRMVLHCKCKVDTVTFPVTVTQQSPAAVSMDTYQINIAPMEAKVVVCLEEVEDEGLLMSWTLSKQPSFILTLSPCKLQRQSTEGEADLDMIKELIEDTLFSTQPAMVLNLKTCASSPLAPMDHLSVGLNSVPQSVLVRRLLLRQLRATLSKGQIYSLSFRSFQSAEVSLCLDVFAGQGSRSGELCCVLSLDQPSTERTTCFLSAPSNPNIPLEWSEEMTLELSPETKELRIRLLERNGRKEQFLHGHASIALDLQHKVPTGQHTLSISPGHGLAPNATITAEVLYVETEEPRTLNALPLRSSLTPTKKVDVDRTIMPDGTIVTTVTTVQSRLKLERSPGDSPMCSPSKVEVTEKKPTILSDSRGSSSPNPSMGSRLSNGLDPVAETAIRQLTESASKVARKTPTKRSTLIISGVSKVPLSEDDCALSSGYAAAMDAAMHGNHYGAGHHQDPDETTPSDVSERPSVDDVESDTGSTGALETRSLKDHKVGFLQSGTKLLFRRRHREKESCLSQSHEDISNMGNNFAAVATSSRKKSGSFSRRLIKRFSFRSSGKSKGKTTGTNGGTSSLDN; encoded by the exons ATGGAGCTCCAGGAGTTGGGCTGGCTGTGTCTGGTGGGTCTCTTCCTAGCCTCCTTGCTCATTGTGCTGGCATGGCTGCTCCAGTACTCTCTGACCGTATTGCGGCTGTGGAGAGCCAAGAGGACAGCCAAGCtgggcagaggaggagcagcccGGCTGCAGCTCACCCCCTCGCAGCTCCACCAGAGCCAGGCTGCAGGTGTGTGGGGCTTCCTGCTGAAGATTTGCTCAGGCCGGGGAGGAGGACCAGCATCTGAGGCCGGGGTTAAAGGCTTGCTGACCTCCCTGTTCTCCTTTAAGTCCTTCAGGGAGCACTGGCAGAGAACCTGGGTCAATGCTCTTAATGAGCAAGCTTGCAGGCATGGG AGCTCCATCCAGATCACTTTTGACAGCAGTCTCCAGTTTACTGCTGCCTCCGCAATAGATAGCGTGACCTGCACTGACCAGTCATCACACCGTATG GTTTTACACTGTAAATGTAAGGTGGACACAGTGACATTTCCTGTGACGGTCACCCAGCAGTCACCAGCTGCCGTTTCCATGGATACTTACCAGATCAATATAGCACCTATGGAGGCAAAG GTGGTTGTGTGTCTGGAAGAGGTGGAGGACGAGGGACTGCTGATGTCTTGGACTCTTTCCAAACAGCCATCATTTATTCTGACCTTGTCGCCATGCAAGCTGCAGAGACAG aGCACTGAGGGTGAGGCAGACCTGGACATGATTAAAGAACTGATAGAGGATACTCTATTCAGCACTCAGCCAGCCATGGTCCTCAACCTCAAGACTTGTGCTTCCAGTCCTTTG GCTCCCATGGATCATCTATCGGTGGGATTAAACTCTGTACCCCAGAGCGTCTTGGTGCGACGCCTGCTGCTTCGGCAGCTCAGGGCAACCTTAAGTAAAGGTCAGATATATTCTCTCAGCTTTAGATCATTTCAGTCTGCCGAGGTCTCACTGTGTCTTGATGTGTTTGCAGGTCAGGGGTCTAGATCGGGGGAGCTGTGCTGCGTCCTGAGCCTGGACCAACCTTCCACAGAAAGGACaacctgcttcctgtctgcGCCCAGCAACCCGAACATCCCATTGGAATGGAGTGAAGAAATGACTCT GGAGCTGAGCCCAGAAACCAAAGAGCTGAGAATAAGACTTCTGGAGAGGAACGGTAGAAAGGAAC AGTTCCTGCATGGTCACGCCTCCATAGCCTTGGACCTCCAGCACAAAGTTCCTACCGGACAACATACACTGTCAATAAGCCCCGGACACGGCCTGGCGCCAAACGCTACCATCACAGCAGAG GTTCTGTATGTGGAAACAGAGGAACCTCGCACACTTAATGCTTTGCCACTTCGTTCCTCGCTCACCCCTACCAAGAAAGTCGACGTGGACCGAACCATCATGCCAGATGGAACCATCGTCACTACTGTGACCACTGTCCAGTCTCGACTGAAATTGGAACGCAGTCCAG GTGATTCCCCTATGTGTTCCCCCTCCAAAGTGGAAGTGACCGAGAAGAAACCCACCATCCTATCTGacagcagaggcagcagcagccccAATCCCAGCA TGGGCAGCCGCCTTTCGAATGGCCTGGATCCTGTTGCAGAGACAGCCATCCGCCAGCTGACAGAGTCCGCGTCCAAAGTAGCGCGGAAGACACCAACAAAAAGGAGCACACTGATCATCTCGGGTGTGTCAAAG GTTCCGCTCTCAGAAGATGACTGTGCATTATCAAGCGGCTACGCTGCAGCCATGGACGCAGCCATGCATGGCAACCATTACGGGGCGGGGCATCACCAGGACCCGGATGAAACAACACCCTCTGATGTGTCAGAGCGGCCATCTGTGGATGATGTGGAATCAGATACTGGTTCCACTGGTGCCTTGGAGACCCGCAGCCTCAAAGACCATAAAG TGGGCTTCCTTCAGAGTGGAACGAAGCTGTTGTTCCGCAGACGACATCGAGAGAAGGAGTCCTgcctcagccaatcacatgaAGACATCTCCAACATGGGCAATAACTTTGCTGCTGTGGCAACCAGCAGCCGTAAAAAGTCTGGCAGCTTCTCTCGGCGTCTCATCAAACGCTTCTCTTTCCGTTCATCAGGCAAATCAAAAGGCAAAACCACTGGTACCAATGGAGGAACCAGTTCACTGGATAACTGA
- the c2cd2l gene encoding phospholipid transfer protein C2CD2L isoform X2 translates to MELQELGWLCLVGLFLASLLIVLAWLLQYSLTVLRLWRAKRTAKLGRGGAARLQLTPSQLHQSQAAGVWGFLLKICSGRGGGPASEAGVKGLLTSLFSFKSFREHWQRTWVNALNEQACRHGSSIQITFDSSLQFTAASAIDSVTCTDQSSHRMVLHCKCKVDTVTFPVTVTQQSPAAVSMDTYQINIAPMEAKVVVCLEEVEDEGLLMSWTLSKQPSFILTLSPCKLQRQSTEGEADLDMIKELIEDTLFSTQPAMVLNLKTCASSPLAPMDHLSVGLNSVPQSVLVRRLLLRQLRATLSKGQGSRSGELCCVLSLDQPSTERTTCFLSAPSNPNIPLEWSEEMTLELSPETKELRIRLLERNGRKEQFLHGHASIALDLQHKVPTGQHTLSISPGHGLAPNATITAEVLYVETEEPRTLNALPLRSSLTPTKKVDVDRTIMPDGTIVTTVTTVQSRLKLERSPGDSPMCSPSKVEVTEKKPTILSDSRGSSSPNPSMGSRLSNGLDPVAETAIRQLTESASKVARKTPTKRSTLIISGVSKVPLSEDDCALSSGYAAAMDAAMHGNHYGAGHHQDPDETTPSDVSERPSVDDVESDTGSTGALETRSLKDHKVGFLQSGTKLLFRRRHREKESCLSQSHEDISNMGNNFAAVATSSRKKSGSFSRRLIKRFSFRSSGKSKGKTTGTNGGTSSLDN, encoded by the exons ATGGAGCTCCAGGAGTTGGGCTGGCTGTGTCTGGTGGGTCTCTTCCTAGCCTCCTTGCTCATTGTGCTGGCATGGCTGCTCCAGTACTCTCTGACCGTATTGCGGCTGTGGAGAGCCAAGAGGACAGCCAAGCtgggcagaggaggagcagcccGGCTGCAGCTCACCCCCTCGCAGCTCCACCAGAGCCAGGCTGCAGGTGTGTGGGGCTTCCTGCTGAAGATTTGCTCAGGCCGGGGAGGAGGACCAGCATCTGAGGCCGGGGTTAAAGGCTTGCTGACCTCCCTGTTCTCCTTTAAGTCCTTCAGGGAGCACTGGCAGAGAACCTGGGTCAATGCTCTTAATGAGCAAGCTTGCAGGCATGGG AGCTCCATCCAGATCACTTTTGACAGCAGTCTCCAGTTTACTGCTGCCTCCGCAATAGATAGCGTGACCTGCACTGACCAGTCATCACACCGTATG GTTTTACACTGTAAATGTAAGGTGGACACAGTGACATTTCCTGTGACGGTCACCCAGCAGTCACCAGCTGCCGTTTCCATGGATACTTACCAGATCAATATAGCACCTATGGAGGCAAAG GTGGTTGTGTGTCTGGAAGAGGTGGAGGACGAGGGACTGCTGATGTCTTGGACTCTTTCCAAACAGCCATCATTTATTCTGACCTTGTCGCCATGCAAGCTGCAGAGACAG aGCACTGAGGGTGAGGCAGACCTGGACATGATTAAAGAACTGATAGAGGATACTCTATTCAGCACTCAGCCAGCCATGGTCCTCAACCTCAAGACTTGTGCTTCCAGTCCTTTG GCTCCCATGGATCATCTATCGGTGGGATTAAACTCTGTACCCCAGAGCGTCTTGGTGCGACGCCTGCTGCTTCGGCAGCTCAGGGCAACCTTAAGTAAAG GTCAGGGGTCTAGATCGGGGGAGCTGTGCTGCGTCCTGAGCCTGGACCAACCTTCCACAGAAAGGACaacctgcttcctgtctgcGCCCAGCAACCCGAACATCCCATTGGAATGGAGTGAAGAAATGACTCT GGAGCTGAGCCCAGAAACCAAAGAGCTGAGAATAAGACTTCTGGAGAGGAACGGTAGAAAGGAAC AGTTCCTGCATGGTCACGCCTCCATAGCCTTGGACCTCCAGCACAAAGTTCCTACCGGACAACATACACTGTCAATAAGCCCCGGACACGGCCTGGCGCCAAACGCTACCATCACAGCAGAG GTTCTGTATGTGGAAACAGAGGAACCTCGCACACTTAATGCTTTGCCACTTCGTTCCTCGCTCACCCCTACCAAGAAAGTCGACGTGGACCGAACCATCATGCCAGATGGAACCATCGTCACTACTGTGACCACTGTCCAGTCTCGACTGAAATTGGAACGCAGTCCAG GTGATTCCCCTATGTGTTCCCCCTCCAAAGTGGAAGTGACCGAGAAGAAACCCACCATCCTATCTGacagcagaggcagcagcagccccAATCCCAGCA TGGGCAGCCGCCTTTCGAATGGCCTGGATCCTGTTGCAGAGACAGCCATCCGCCAGCTGACAGAGTCCGCGTCCAAAGTAGCGCGGAAGACACCAACAAAAAGGAGCACACTGATCATCTCGGGTGTGTCAAAG GTTCCGCTCTCAGAAGATGACTGTGCATTATCAAGCGGCTACGCTGCAGCCATGGACGCAGCCATGCATGGCAACCATTACGGGGCGGGGCATCACCAGGACCCGGATGAAACAACACCCTCTGATGTGTCAGAGCGGCCATCTGTGGATGATGTGGAATCAGATACTGGTTCCACTGGTGCCTTGGAGACCCGCAGCCTCAAAGACCATAAAG TGGGCTTCCTTCAGAGTGGAACGAAGCTGTTGTTCCGCAGACGACATCGAGAGAAGGAGTCCTgcctcagccaatcacatgaAGACATCTCCAACATGGGCAATAACTTTGCTGCTGTGGCAACCAGCAGCCGTAAAAAGTCTGGCAGCTTCTCTCGGCGTCTCATCAAACGCTTCTCTTTCCGTTCATCAGGCAAATCAAAAGGCAAAACCACTGGTACCAATGGAGGAACCAGTTCACTGGATAACTGA